In a genomic window of Niallia taxi:
- a CDS encoding BglG family transcription antiterminator, with the protein MNVKYRNILRQLSMQSDWTPSTQLAKTNGISKRSVKTYIADINSMAEGLIIASKKGYKVDLKKLNSFFVYTNDVIPQSPSERTVYLLKRLVNSDVPLDLYDLSDELFVSEITLKNDLRKARKRLTEHRLELNMSGKTIQISGNEKNKRKLMSSLLYREANDSFLDIDKLKASFEGFDIDCIRNVIAEVFSTCHFFTNDYALTNVVLHIAIAIDRMKNGFIFTEQMDGTANLDTENDIARIIADRLERNFGVKYSESEIRDLALLISSSGTSINFMHLQLSELEEVVGIRCINLIQKILEDLRNNYYIDIEDTDFLIRFTLHIKNLLLRLENKFTSKNPLTSTLKQNAPSIYDCAVHVSITIKKETGFTLNDDEIAYIAFHLGYALEMQKQANLKITCSILFPFYYNFNAQLMDKLKKHFNEDLLVQHVVTNESELNALNSELIISAVQLNSVPKVPFVLINPLFSSGDIFKVANKINELKELKRRDSFKQNISRIMDKLLFENTEQFLTQEDALKRMCEIMEQYEYVDSGFVLNVMEREAMSTTAFGRIAIPHAIKMNATKTGMFVLISKNGIQWGDFRVNLVILISVNKDDRKLFHEIFDSLATILTEDGNISELLTADNYQNFMDILVKCY; encoded by the coding sequence TTGAATGTTAAATATAGAAATATTCTTCGACAATTAAGTATGCAATCTGACTGGACTCCTTCCACCCAGCTTGCCAAAACAAATGGCATCTCTAAACGAAGTGTGAAAACCTATATTGCAGATATTAATTCCATGGCAGAAGGTTTGATTATTGCATCGAAAAAGGGGTATAAAGTGGATTTAAAAAAATTAAATTCCTTTTTCGTGTATACAAATGACGTCATTCCACAGTCTCCGAGCGAGCGTACCGTTTATTTGTTAAAGCGTCTGGTAAATTCAGATGTTCCGCTTGATCTTTATGATTTAAGTGATGAATTATTTGTCAGTGAGATTACATTAAAGAATGATTTACGCAAAGCAAGAAAGCGCTTAACAGAACACCGATTAGAATTAAATATGTCTGGGAAAACCATTCAAATTAGTGGAAACGAAAAAAATAAACGAAAATTAATGAGCTCCCTTCTTTATCGTGAGGCCAATGATAGTTTCTTAGATATTGATAAACTAAAAGCGTCTTTTGAAGGTTTTGATATTGACTGTATTCGTAATGTTATAGCAGAAGTATTTTCAACCTGTCATTTTTTCACTAACGACTATGCTCTGACTAATGTTGTTTTACATATTGCGATTGCGATTGACCGAATGAAAAATGGATTTATCTTTACAGAGCAAATGGATGGGACAGCAAACCTTGACACGGAAAATGACATAGCGCGGATCATTGCCGACCGTCTTGAAAGAAATTTTGGCGTAAAGTATTCAGAAAGTGAAATCAGAGACCTAGCACTACTTATATCAAGCAGTGGAACAAGTATCAACTTTATGCATTTACAGCTATCAGAATTAGAGGAAGTTGTAGGAATACGGTGTATTAATTTGATACAAAAGATTTTAGAGGATTTGCGGAATAATTATTATATTGACATAGAAGATACAGATTTTTTAATACGGTTTACTCTTCATATTAAAAATTTACTATTACGATTAGAGAATAAATTTACTAGTAAGAACCCGTTAACTTCAACATTAAAGCAAAATGCCCCCTCCATTTATGACTGTGCTGTGCATGTTTCGATTACTATAAAAAAGGAAACTGGATTCACATTAAATGATGATGAGATTGCCTATATTGCTTTTCATTTAGGATACGCTTTAGAAATGCAAAAGCAAGCCAATTTAAAAATTACTTGTTCCATTTTGTTCCCTTTCTATTATAATTTCAACGCCCAGCTAATGGACAAACTAAAAAAACACTTTAATGAGGATCTTTTAGTTCAACATGTTGTCACAAATGAAAGCGAGTTAAACGCATTAAATAGCGAACTTATCATCTCAGCTGTGCAGTTAAATTCAGTACCAAAGGTTCCGTTTGTGCTAATCAATCCTCTTTTTTCTAGTGGTGATATCTTTAAGGTTGCTAATAAAATCAATGAGCTGAAAGAATTGAAAAGGCGAGATTCATTCAAGCAAAATATTAGTAGAATTATGGACAAACTGCTGTTTGAAAACACCGAACAGTTTTTAACCCAAGAAGATGCCTTGAAGAGAATGTGTGAAATCATGGAACAATATGAATATGTTGATTCTGGTTTTGTTTTGAATGTAATGGAACGTGAGGCAATGTCCACCACCGCTTTTGGACGGATTGCCATACCGCATGCAATAAAAATGAATGCAACGAAGACTGGTATGTTTGTTCTAATTAGTAAGAATGGTATCCAATGGGGGGATTTTAGAGTAAACTTAGTTATACTAATATCCGTTAATAAGGATGATCGAAAACTTTTTCACGAGATATTCGATTCACTCGCCACTATATTGACCGAAGATGGAAATATATCAGAACTTCTCACCGCAGATAACTATCAAAACTTTATGGACATACTAGTTAAATGTTACTGA
- a CDS encoding PTS sugar transporter subunit IIB has product MVKLNVLLVCGSGASSGFMAANIRKAAAKRNLDINIKARGEAEIENYIDEIDALMVGPHLAYILDEIEDYIGETNVKVLLMKPTYYSTLDGDAALEDLLKEF; this is encoded by the coding sequence ATGGTGAAATTAAACGTATTACTGGTGTGTGGGTCTGGAGCTAGTTCAGGTTTTATGGCGGCAAACATCCGTAAAGCAGCCGCAAAGCGGAATCTTGACATTAACATTAAGGCCCGTGGTGAAGCAGAAATTGAAAACTATATTGATGAGATTGATGCCTTAATGGTAGGTCCTCACCTGGCTTATATATTGGATGAAATCGAAGACTATATTGGTGAAACGAATGTGAAGGTTTTGTTGATGAAACCTACCTATTATTCCACTCTTGATGGAGATGCGGCGTTAGAAGATCTTTTAAAGGAATTCTAA
- a CDS encoding iron-containing alcohol dehydrogenase, giving the protein MDNFTYRNPTKLIFGKNQLEALAEELPKYGKNILLVYGGGSIKRNGLYNQVVTLLKDLNVNVLELAGVEPNPRLSTVKKGIAICQNENIDFLLAVGGGSVIDCTKAIAAGALYDGDVWDIINKKVIATKALPFGTVLTLAATGSEMNPDSVITNWETNEKYVWGSDVTHSSFSILDPVNTKSVPRDQTVYGMVDMMSHVFEQYFHNVKNTPLQDRMCYSVLQTVIETAPKLLEDLQSYEHRETILYSGTIALNGTLQMGYFGDWASHTIEHAVSAVYDIPHAGGLAILFPNWMRHVLDKDIVRMKRLMLSMFDIDTTGKSDREIALEGIDKLSAFWSSLGAPSRLADYDIGEERLEEIAEIAAREMEHGGFGNFKKLNKADILSILQASL; this is encoded by the coding sequence ATGGACAATTTTACTTATCGTAATCCCACTAAATTAATCTTTGGAAAAAATCAGCTTGAAGCATTAGCAGAGGAACTTCCTAAATACGGAAAAAATATTTTACTTGTTTACGGTGGAGGAAGCATTAAGCGAAACGGATTATATAATCAAGTTGTTACGTTATTAAAAGATTTAAATGTTAATGTGCTAGAGTTAGCTGGAGTAGAACCGAATCCGAGATTATCTACGGTGAAAAAAGGAATTGCTATCTGTCAAAATGAAAATATTGATTTCTTATTAGCTGTTGGTGGAGGGAGTGTTATTGATTGTACAAAAGCTATCGCTGCTGGTGCACTGTATGACGGTGATGTTTGGGATATCATCAACAAAAAAGTAATAGCTACAAAAGCGCTACCGTTTGGAACAGTCTTAACACTAGCAGCAACCGGCTCTGAAATGAACCCGGATTCTGTAATTACTAATTGGGAAACAAATGAAAAATATGTGTGGGGAAGTGATGTAACACACTCTTCATTTTCCATTTTAGACCCTGTTAATACTAAGTCTGTTCCAAGAGATCAAACAGTTTATGGTATGGTAGACATGATGAGTCACGTATTTGAGCAATATTTCCACAATGTGAAAAACACACCATTACAAGACCGTATGTGCTACTCCGTATTACAAACAGTGATTGAAACAGCACCAAAATTGCTGGAGGATTTACAAAGCTACGAACACCGAGAAACAATTCTATATTCAGGGACAATCGCATTAAATGGCACACTTCAAATGGGTTACTTCGGCGACTGGGCTTCTCATACTATTGAACATGCTGTATCAGCAGTTTATGATATTCCCCATGCAGGCGGATTGGCAATTTTATTCCCAAATTGGATGAGACACGTTCTAGATAAAGATATAGTTCGTATGAAGCGTCTAATGTTGAGTATGTTTGATATTGATACAACAGGAAAAAGTGACAGAGAAATTGCTTTAGAGGGAATTGATAAGCTAAGTGCTTTCTGGTCAAGCCTTGGGGCACCATCAAGATTAGCTGATTACGATATCGGAGAAGAAAGACTTGAAGAAATAGCAGAAATAGCTGCTCGTGAGATGGAGCATGGAGGCTTTGGCAACTTTAAAAAGTTAAATAAGGCAGATATTTTATCTATCCTACAAGCTTCTTTGTAA
- a CDS encoding PTS sugar transporter subunit IIC, producing MDKMIKWLENDFSPKMSKVNHNVWVVTLKDSIMQLLPFILLGSVFCLLTIPGDVFKINNYPNFWTLFGWTMGVLSLLISFLIPFNLMEKKRLRKQRFIAGCSGLITFLITVTPQIVADKTVGFGHASLGAGGMFVAIVAGVFTGWIMGIFGSFSFFKEESIIPDFVRAWFDAMLPIGVVIVAAWLVVDIAGFDLYNSILGFFMPLANIIETPWGFVLVSFITCFLYTMGISSWVLTPVTKPVFLAAITANATAGASFLVTSETIFSAYLWIGGIGATLPLVIMMAFSKNAKLKALGRASITPGIFNINEPIVFGAIAWNPIMMLPMWIISIVLPTIIWIGTKVINFAPIPKIVFDLWYVPFPISTWVTTGTITGILLMLICLVAATFIWYPFFKVYEQQEMQNETKEEKASLRPAK from the coding sequence ATGGATAAAATGATTAAATGGCTTGAAAATGATTTTTCCCCAAAAATGAGCAAAGTTAATCATAATGTGTGGGTCGTAACCCTAAAAGATTCGATAATGCAATTACTCCCGTTTATCCTATTAGGTTCTGTATTTTGTTTACTTACCATCCCTGGTGACGTATTCAAGATAAATAATTACCCGAATTTCTGGACATTATTCGGCTGGACAATGGGAGTACTATCCTTATTAATCTCATTCTTAATACCTTTTAACCTAATGGAAAAGAAACGATTGCGTAAACAACGTTTTATTGCAGGTTGTTCAGGTCTTATTACATTTTTAATCACTGTAACTCCTCAAATAGTTGCGGATAAAACAGTTGGTTTTGGCCATGCATCCTTAGGTGCTGGTGGTATGTTCGTCGCGATAGTTGCAGGTGTTTTTACTGGTTGGATAATGGGGATTTTTGGGAGTTTTTCATTCTTTAAAGAGGAATCTATTATCCCTGATTTTGTAAGAGCCTGGTTTGATGCGATGCTTCCTATTGGAGTTGTAATCGTCGCTGCTTGGTTAGTAGTTGATATAGCAGGTTTTGATTTATACAACTCGATTTTAGGCTTCTTTATGCCATTGGCAAACATCATTGAAACACCATGGGGATTCGTACTTGTTAGTTTTATTACCTGTTTCTTATATACAATGGGTATTTCATCTTGGGTGCTTACGCCGGTAACAAAGCCCGTTTTTCTAGCAGCTATTACCGCAAATGCAACAGCTGGCGCTAGCTTCCTTGTTACTTCTGAAACAATCTTTTCTGCTTATCTATGGATAGGTGGTATCGGTGCAACATTACCTTTGGTTATCATGATGGCCTTCTCAAAAAATGCAAAACTGAAAGCACTTGGAAGAGCAAGTATCACTCCTGGTATCTTTAATATTAATGAACCGATAGTCTTTGGAGCGATTGCTTGGAATCCGATTATGATGCTTCCAATGTGGATTATCTCCATTGTATTGCCAACAATCATTTGGATTGGAACAAAAGTAATCAACTTTGCGCCAATTCCTAAAATTGTATTTGACTTATGGTATGTTCCCTTCCCTATTTCTACATGGGTTACAACTGGAACGATTACAGGAATACTATTAATGCTAATTTGCTTAGTTGCAGCTACGTTCATTTGGTATCCATTTTTTAAAGTATATGAACAACAGGAAATGCAAAATGAAACAAAAGAAGAAAAAGCATCACTACGCCCAGCAAAATAA
- the pdxR gene encoding MocR-like pyridoxine biosynthesis transcription factor PdxR — translation MDMLMFELNKNTTKPLYEQLYIGIKTAILRQQIEVGTKLPSKKKLAEFLNISQTTIEVSYAQLIAEGFIVSKPRIGYFVEDINELPYIETEQVELPVEHAENQNIQFDFHPGKVDTDSFPFPVWRKYAKNLYDLPSKELLQNGEPQGEYTLRTEIAKYLYQSRGIVCKPEQIVIGSGTEQLLPMILRLLENDSNFALENPGYSAIPRIQLQNKAIPIPVDEDGLIVDELEKTNANVVYITPSHQFPTGAVLSATRRTQLMHWAAKLENRYIIEDDYDSEFRYTGKPIPALQGMDQNDKVIYLSTFTKSLMPSLRVAYFVLPSTLLKKYKETFSYYSATVPRFDQHIVASFMRDGYFSKHLNRMRKIYRKKLDKLTHIFHTDYPEVIITGDQAGMHILISLPLQKSEKELQTIAAESSIAIYPVTDYLLKPIEYKYPTFLLGFGGIPFEKIEEGIHQLMQCWGIAR, via the coding sequence ATGGATATGCTTATGTTTGAACTGAATAAAAACACAACAAAACCCTTGTATGAACAGCTTTATATTGGTATCAAAACTGCTATTTTGCGGCAACAAATTGAAGTTGGCACAAAACTTCCCTCCAAAAAAAAGTTGGCCGAATTTTTGAACATCAGCCAAACAACCATTGAGGTATCGTATGCTCAGCTGATTGCAGAGGGCTTTATTGTGTCAAAACCGCGGATTGGTTATTTTGTAGAGGATATTAATGAATTACCTTATATTGAAACAGAACAGGTTGAGTTGCCTGTGGAGCATGCAGAAAATCAAAATATTCAATTTGACTTTCATCCAGGAAAAGTTGATACAGACTCCTTTCCTTTTCCAGTGTGGAGAAAATACGCAAAAAATTTATATGATCTTCCTTCTAAGGAATTGTTACAGAATGGAGAACCTCAAGGGGAATACACATTAAGGACTGAAATAGCAAAATACCTGTATCAATCACGGGGAATTGTGTGTAAACCAGAGCAAATTGTCATTGGCTCGGGAACAGAACAGCTCCTTCCGATGATTTTAAGACTGCTTGAAAATGATTCAAACTTTGCCCTTGAAAATCCTGGCTATTCGGCCATCCCTCGAATTCAATTGCAAAATAAAGCAATTCCGATACCAGTTGATGAAGATGGATTGATTGTCGATGAACTGGAAAAAACAAATGCAAATGTGGTTTACATCACGCCATCCCACCAGTTTCCAACTGGTGCTGTCCTGTCCGCCACAAGAAGAACACAGCTAATGCATTGGGCAGCAAAGCTCGAAAATCGCTACATCATTGAAGACGATTATGACAGTGAATTTCGATACACCGGAAAACCCATTCCCGCCCTGCAAGGAATGGATCAAAACGATAAGGTGATTTATCTGAGTACATTTACGAAGTCATTAATGCCTTCATTACGAGTTGCCTATTTTGTTTTGCCTTCCACATTGCTGAAAAAATATAAGGAAACATTCAGTTATTATTCAGCAACAGTTCCAAGATTCGATCAGCATATAGTAGCAAGCTTCATGAGAGACGGTTATTTTTCCAAACACTTAAACCGAATGCGGAAAATTTATCGTAAAAAGCTCGATAAACTGACCCATATCTTTCATACAGATTATCCAGAAGTTATCATCACTGGAGATCAGGCCGGGATGCATATTTTAATTTCCCTTCCCCTCCAAAAAAGTGAAAAAGAGCTACAAACAATTGCAGCAGAAAGCTCTATTGCCATTTACCCTGTAACTGATTATCTGTTAAAGCCAATAGAATACAAGTATCCAACGTTTTTGTTAGGATTTGGCGGCATCCCATTTGAGAAAATCGAGGAAGGCATACACCAATTGATGCAATGCTGGGGAATAGCAAGATAA
- a CDS encoding methyl-accepting chemotaxis protein, with protein MHLTLQALVKLAPEIKKNLGENCAVVVTDTENFIFSSQSKDLDYSVKVGDFAFTEDNDILRQALNGKKIKIHIPKERYGVGMHYTANPIRDENGEIVGVFQITKTLKDEEILDKDLDELRTIVSSLQGKVQQVAAQAEELSATSTDIDGQAAHANANSQEISKVVKLIEDISAQTNLLGLNAAIEAARSGEAGRGFGVVADEIRKLSIGTKDAVGTIGKSLQEIQTNMENLTVSIGEVSTASAEQSRVMVEFMEDIQNLNDQSNEIGQYIKTITS; from the coding sequence ATGCATTTAACACTACAAGCGTTGGTTAAACTAGCGCCTGAAATCAAAAAAAACCTTGGTGAAAATTGTGCTGTTGTCGTTACAGATACAGAGAATTTTATTTTCTCTTCTCAGTCAAAAGATTTGGATTATAGTGTTAAGGTCGGTGACTTTGCCTTTACTGAAGATAACGATATACTTCGACAAGCACTTAATGGAAAAAAAATAAAGATACATATTCCAAAAGAACGCTATGGCGTTGGTATGCACTATACGGCCAATCCAATTCGTGATGAAAACGGTGAGATTGTCGGTGTGTTCCAAATAACGAAAACATTGAAGGATGAAGAAATTTTAGATAAGGATTTGGATGAGTTACGTACTATTGTCAGCAGTCTGCAGGGCAAAGTACAGCAAGTTGCCGCTCAAGCGGAGGAACTTTCCGCAACCAGCACGGATATAGATGGCCAAGCAGCACATGCTAATGCGAATTCTCAGGAAATTAGCAAGGTTGTTAAATTGATTGAAGACATCTCAGCACAGACGAACTTGCTAGGTTTGAATGCTGCAATTGAAGCAGCACGTTCTGGCGAAGCAGGTAGAGGCTTCGGTGTCGTGGCAGATGAAATACGCAAGCTTTCCATCGGAACGAAGGATGCCGTTGGCACGATCGGTAAATCACTGCAAGAAATCCAAACAAATATGGAAAATTTGACAGTGAGTATTGGTGAAGTATCTACTGCATCTGCAGAGCAATCTCGTGTAATGGTAGAGTTTATGGAGGATATCCAAAACCTAAATGACCAAAGCAATGAGATCGGACAATACATTAAAACTATTACTTCTTAA
- a CDS encoding putative quinol monooxygenase, protein MIVLTANYQCKAGMSDTVEQALKEMILLVKEEKGCINYLVNRSKDDPDSFLLFEQYEDEQALADHSETPYFKRIVLDTIVPLLEKRERTFYTPVTNPS, encoded by the coding sequence ATGATAGTACTCACAGCAAATTATCAATGTAAGGCTGGTATGTCAGATACAGTTGAACAAGCATTGAAAGAAATGATTTTGTTAGTTAAGGAAGAGAAAGGATGTATTAACTATCTAGTTAACCGCTCGAAAGATGACCCAGATTCTTTTTTATTGTTTGAACAATATGAAGACGAACAAGCACTTGCCGACCACTCAGAAACACCATACTTTAAGCGGATTGTATTAGATACAATCGTCCCCTTACTCGAAAAACGGGAGCGTACTTTTTATACGCCTGTTACGAATCCTTCTTAA
- a CDS encoding ECF transporter S component gives MFTTEQNKTRILVLNALFITLTFLATMFINIRLPLMGNGGLIHLGNVPLLIAAFVFGKKSGAIVGAFGMALFDIVSGWTLWAPFTFVIVGAMGYVAGLIAEKMPGKKVYVHVLAVAVALIIKVVGYYFTEVVLYGNWIQPFGSIPGNIMQLVLAGVIVVPLANGFMKRVGRSNSI, from the coding sequence ATGTTCACGACAGAACAAAACAAAACAAGAATTCTGGTTCTCAATGCACTATTTATTACTTTAACGTTTCTGGCTACAATGTTTATCAATATCAGGCTGCCGCTGATGGGTAATGGGGGACTTATTCATTTGGGTAACGTACCGCTTTTGATTGCTGCCTTTGTTTTTGGCAAAAAATCAGGCGCAATAGTAGGCGCCTTCGGAATGGCTCTGTTCGATATTGTTTCAGGCTGGACATTATGGGCTCCATTTACATTTGTTATCGTTGGAGCAATGGGCTATGTAGCAGGCCTTATTGCTGAAAAGATGCCAGGCAAAAAGGTTTACGTACATGTACTGGCAGTAGCTGTCGCCCTAATTATCAAAGTTGTCGGCTACTATTTTACAGAAGTTGTCCTTTACGGAAACTGGATTCAGCCATTCGGCTCCATCCCAGGTAACATCATGCAGCTCGTCCTTGCTGGAGTCATTGTTGTGCCACTTGCAAATGGATTTATGAAAAGGGTTGGGCGTTCAAATTCCATATAA
- a CDS encoding 2,3-butanediol dehydrogenase, translating into MKSLVYYGSKDVRMEEVSSPEVTEGTVKVKVKFAGICGTDLHEYLHKTFVTEDKMILGHEFTGEIVEVGSNVTKFKAGDRVAIEPIWGCGECDTCKTGNYNICPDMKSYGIHENGGFAEYVVVKEANVFLLPDTLSYEFAALVEPLAVVLQAIRKSKFKIGDSVALFGAGPIGLLLSESLRAAGASKIFVAEVSEERRNLALKMGADVVINPLEEDAVQVIKEQTNGGVDVSFDVAGVEATFNQSLDCIKPNGEFMIVSVFANPITYHPTTQVVSEKKINSSLGYNNIFAQAIDLLSKGSLNVEPVITSIIELDNIVEDGFEKLISDKKECKILVRPS; encoded by the coding sequence ATGAAGTCTTTGGTCTATTATGGTTCGAAGGATGTAAGAATGGAGGAAGTTTCTTCACCTGAAGTTACAGAAGGAACTGTTAAAGTAAAAGTTAAATTCGCAGGTATATGTGGTACAGATTTACATGAATATTTACATAAAACCTTTGTAACAGAAGATAAAATGATTTTAGGTCATGAATTTACTGGAGAAATTGTGGAAGTTGGCAGTAATGTAACTAAATTTAAAGCTGGCGACAGAGTTGCTATTGAACCTATTTGGGGCTGTGGTGAGTGTGATACATGTAAAACAGGGAATTATAATATTTGTCCTGATATGAAATCATATGGCATTCACGAAAACGGCGGCTTCGCTGAATATGTTGTAGTGAAAGAGGCTAATGTATTTTTATTGCCTGATACACTAAGCTATGAATTTGCAGCTTTAGTAGAACCACTTGCTGTTGTATTGCAGGCAATTAGGAAAAGCAAGTTCAAAATTGGTGATAGTGTCGCTCTTTTTGGGGCAGGACCAATCGGACTACTGTTATCTGAAAGCTTAAGAGCAGCAGGAGCTAGTAAGATTTTCGTAGCGGAGGTTAGTGAGGAACGCAGAAATTTAGCACTGAAAATGGGGGCAGATGTTGTAATCAATCCGCTGGAAGAGGATGCCGTTCAAGTTATTAAAGAACAAACAAACGGTGGAGTGGATGTTTCCTTTGACGTTGCTGGTGTGGAAGCTACCTTCAACCAATCACTTGACTGCATCAAACCTAATGGTGAGTTCATGATTGTAAGTGTGTTCGCTAATCCAATTACGTATCACCCGACAACTCAAGTAGTCAGTGAGAAAAAAATCAATTCCTCTCTAGGTTATAATAATATTTTTGCCCAAGCGATTGATTTGTTATCGAAGGGTTCATTGAATGTTGAACCAGTCATCACAAGTATTATAGAGTTAGATAATATTGTGGAAGACGGTTTTGAGAAACTGATAAGTGATAAAAAAGAATGTAAAATTTTAGTTCGTCCGAGCTAA
- a CDS encoding FtsW/RodA/SpoVE family cell cycle protein gives MASRDRNNFDYSLLFIIILLMAISIINIHSAQKYLPYHKDFAGMQLFWYAVGLIVTAVIYYFDLEQIKKLSLYIYLFGVFLLVVLFFAPESIAPSTKGIKAWFSIKGVGSVQPSEFMKIFLIMFLAKITVDHNDKNIHRTISTDMILIGKIVGITLVPLLFILLQPDAGTAMVILVIMFGVIFLSGVNWKILTIFFSTVLSAIGALVVIYIYYPDTLLLVLDQYQLNRIHSWLDPFEYSGGIGYQLSQSILAIGSGTNYGKGYMKGEVNIPEAHSDFIFSVVGEEYGFLGASVVVTLYFLLIYRIIVIAIKSKGEYESLIAAGVVSMLTFHIFENVGMVIGLVPITGIPLPLLSYGGSSILANMLSLTLILNISAKTKNYMFEGNKYA, from the coding sequence TTGGCAAGCAGAGATAGAAACAACTTTGATTATTCCTTATTGTTCATCATTATTTTACTTATGGCTATAAGTATTATTAACATTCACAGTGCACAGAAGTACCTGCCATACCATAAAGACTTTGCGGGCATGCAATTATTTTGGTATGCCGTTGGATTGATTGTTACAGCGGTTATTTATTATTTTGATTTGGAGCAGATTAAGAAATTGTCTTTATATATATATTTGTTTGGAGTATTTTTGTTGGTAGTTTTGTTTTTTGCTCCAGAATCAATAGCTCCGTCAACAAAAGGAATTAAGGCATGGTTTAGCATAAAAGGAGTTGGCTCCGTCCAGCCTTCGGAGTTCATGAAAATCTTTTTAATCATGTTTTTAGCTAAAATTACTGTCGACCATAATGATAAAAATATTCATCGTACGATTTCAACAGATATGATATTAATTGGAAAGATAGTAGGAATAACGCTAGTTCCTCTTTTGTTTATCCTTTTGCAACCAGATGCAGGTACGGCTATGGTCATACTTGTAATCATGTTTGGTGTCATTTTTTTATCAGGAGTAAACTGGAAGATACTTACGATATTTTTCTCCACTGTATTGTCGGCTATAGGTGCCTTGGTTGTTATTTATATTTATTATCCGGATACATTGTTGCTGGTATTAGACCAATATCAATTAAATAGAATACATTCTTGGTTAGACCCATTTGAATATAGTGGAGGTATTGGTTATCAGTTAAGTCAATCAATATTAGCGATTGGATCAGGCACCAATTACGGAAAAGGCTATATGAAAGGAGAAGTAAACATTCCAGAAGCACATTCAGATTTCATCTTTTCTGTGGTAGGGGAGGAATACGGATTTCTCGGAGCAAGTGTTGTCGTAACTTTGTATTTTCTCCTTATCTATCGAATAATCGTTATCGCCATAAAAAGTAAAGGAGAATATGAAAGCTTAATAGCTGCAGGTGTTGTTTCTATGCTGACATTTCATATATTTGAAAATGTGGGAATGGTAATAGGATTAGTTCCTATTACCGGTATACCGTTACCTCTATTAAGCTATGGAGGCAGCTCCATCCTAGCCAATATGTTGTCATTAACCTTAATTTTAAATATCTCTGCCAAAACAAAAAACTATATGTTTGAGGGAAATAAATATGCGTGA
- a CDS encoding methyl-accepting chemotaxis protein, translating to MNSTIQSVVNIAPIIKDTLGPTAAMGVLDTEKFVFFAPSTLLNLDIQVGRSRLDEHDVYLQALRGEHIISKTEDVKIFGAPVVTSITPIRDIETNEIVGLLSLSRTLEHQDKLDKELSKINEVIDALQGKVQYVAAQAEELSATSSDINDQAKSANQNSRQIGEVVQLIEQISTQTNLLGLNAAIEAARSGEAGRGFGVVADEIRKLSNNTKDAVKTIGKSLTEIRSSIENLTLSINEVSTSSDEQSVIMVEFMDEIKALDEKSKQIIENMKKVTNQE from the coding sequence ATGAATTCTACGATTCAGTCAGTAGTCAATATTGCCCCGATTATAAAAGATACACTTGGACCAACAGCCGCAATGGGTGTGCTGGATACGGAAAAGTTTGTATTTTTCGCCCCATCAACGCTATTAAATCTGGACATTCAAGTCGGAAGGTCAAGACTGGATGAACACGATGTTTATCTGCAAGCACTCAGGGGTGAACATATTATTTCCAAAACAGAAGATGTAAAAATATTCGGTGCGCCAGTCGTAACTTCCATCACGCCAATTAGGGATATTGAAACAAATGAAATCGTTGGACTGTTATCATTATCACGAACATTAGAGCACCAAGATAAGCTAGATAAAGAGCTTAGCAAAATTAATGAGGTAATTGATGCATTGCAAGGTAAGGTACAGTATGTAGCCGCTCAAGCTGAAGAGCTTTCTGCAACTAGCAGTGATATTAATGATCAAGCAAAAAGTGCAAATCAAAACTCCCGCCAAATAGGCGAAGTAGTTCAATTGATTGAACAAATTTCTACGCAGACAAATCTGCTTGGATTGAATGCAGCTATTGAAGCAGCTCGTTCTGGTGAAGCAGGAAGAGGCTTCGGTGTTGTGGCAGATGAAATTAGAAAATTATCTAACAATACAAAGGACGCGGTGAAGACAATTGGTAAATCCTTAACTGAAATCCGGTCCAGCATTGAAAATCTGACCCTTAGTATTAATGAAGTGTCCACGTCGTCAGATGAGCAGTCTGTCATCATGGTCGAATTCATGGATGAAATTAAAGCTTTGGATGAAAAAAGTAAACAAATAATTGAAAATATGAAGAAAGTAACTAACCAGGAATAG